The genomic region ATCCCGGTAACGGTGCCGAGAAAGCCCATCAGGGGGTTGATCGCAGCGAGTGTCGCCAGTGTGCCGAGACCGGTCTCCAGAACCTCCAGAGCGGAATGCGCTTCAGCCTCCAGTGCCGCCCGGGGATCATCTCCAGGATGGTCATAAATAGCCGCAAACCCGGCAGTTAAGGTCAAAGTCGTCTTCGCCGCAGCCCGATAGCGTGACGGATCGGCCGGTTGGTCCGACCATTTGCGACTGAACTCCCGCAGATCGGCAAGTTCCCGGCGCAGCGCCAGATACCTCCCGACACCCAGCGCAATCACAACCAGCGACGAGAGCGCGATCGGAATCATCAGCCAGCCACCGCGCATTAGGATATCAAGTATATTCAATACTCTTCCTTGTGGTTACGGACTGGAAACAGGTCCGAATATCCTTGCCAATGTATTACTCTATATGCCCGTTCGACTCACCGCTTTCATACGGGTATCATGCCTCCTCGAGCACCTCCCGCCGGTCGTTTCGGGGATTGTTGACCATCGTTGAGACGAATCGCACCTGCATCTCACCCGGTGGATAGGGTTGAAAGAGCGATGCGAAGTCCTGCGGATCGCACTCTTCCGGGGTGAGCCACTCCTCATAACGCGACGGCGGAACTATGACCGGCATGCGGTTATGATAGAGGCCTATCAATGCGTTCGCCGAAGTTGTGACGATTGTCGCTGTCAGCAGCGGTTGGTCATCGTCGGGCGCTTTCCACCGGTTCCAAAGTCCGGCAAAGGCAAATGGATCGCCGCTTTTAAGGGTGAAGAACAGCGGGCAGCGCCCCTTGCGGCCGGGCAGCGAAGTCCACTCATAGAACCCGCTCACCCAGATCAAGCACCTTTGGCGCCGCACTGCCAGCCGAAACGACGGCTTTTCGCCAATCGTCTCCGACCGGGCGTTTATCAGTTTTTGGGCTATCGACGGGTCCTTGGCCCAATGGGGTATTAAACCCCAGCGCGCTTCGACCAGTTCCCGTTGTCCGACGTTCAGGACGACCTTCAAGTGCTGCGATGGCGCAACGTTGAAACGCTCTTCGACCGGCAGTGAGTCGATCAGCCCCGGCAACAGTCGCGCCAGATCAGCCTGACTGAAGAAGGCTATGCGGGTGCACATCGCATCCTACCGGATCACGACGAACTTCCCGGTCGAAATGCCTCCTCCGGGCGTCAAATCCTCTACGGTGAAGAGGTAGATCCCCGACACAACCTGCTGATGGTTCCGGGAGTTAAGGTCCCAACCCTCGGCGAAGTCGGGGGCCCAGCCTTGATTGGCATCCCCGGTCGTGTTGTGCGGTACTATGGCGATCAAGTCCCCTGAGAGGCTGTAAATCCTTATAAGGCAGGAACGCGGCAGATTATAGAAGAAGAGCCGTCGATCCGACTGCGGGAAAAACTGCGCCGTGCCGTCGTCGCGGTTCTCCCAGGAGACTCCCCCGCCGTGGACCTGGGTGTAATCTTCAGAGACTCGATAGGGATTGGGGGCGACGCGCACCGGCTGGAGGTCGCTTCCCGATGGTGCCGCAAAGATCATATTGGCGCGCCGCGCCGTCTCAAGAGGCGGTGTCCCGGTCTTCCAATCCCCGCAATCATAGGCGGTTACCGAAAAGTAGCGCGGCACCAGCGCGTGAGCGTCGCGCAAGATATAGTAGTAGTTACTGTCGGCAGTGTTATAGTAGAGATCCCCGCTTCCCGATAGGCCGATATTGCGCCCCACCGGCTTGCGATAGAGCCGGATGCCCCCAATGGTCGTGTCGGGCTGCATCTGATCCTCACGTTCCACCGGCTTGAACGCCAGCGAGTCGGTAGCGCTGAAGTAGGAAAAGTCCACCCGGTCGAAGATGTCAAGCAGCGCGAAGTTCTGCTCCAGACCGTCGTTCGACACATAGACGCGGTAGCCTTCGAAGTCCCATTCCCGCGAAAAGGGATCGGTGTATTCGGGCGATTCCGAGGGATACTTGTTCCAGGTCAGCACCACCCAGCGCTTAAGTTCCTCGATTCCGATTACAACGGTCTCACTGCCGCGCTGCAGGGTGACAGGTGAGGTTAGCAATTTCAATTCCGGTACCGGCGGCGGCGGCGGGCCTTGAAAGTCCGGGATGCCGTCTCCAAAGTCGAGCAGCCCGTTGAGGCGGGTATAATCAAGATGCTCAGGCCGTTCAAGAGCATCCTCTTCCGGTTCGAGGCGGCCATTGTTTTCGCTCCCGTCGGCATCCGGGCCTTCATAAACGCGCTGCTGTTTGACTCCGCCGACCCAGACATAGCAGACCGTATTGAGTTCGTAGGCAAATAACCCGTCCCGGCCGACGTCCTCGCCGAACCAGCCATCGCCGTCCGTGTCGATCATCGGGTTGTCATAGACCTTGGCGGCCCAGTCGGCATTGTAGCGCAGCGACCCGAAGTCGAAAAGCGCCGGGGTGATCGTCGCATTGTCGGGCTGAGGTGCGTTACGGTTGTGGAAGTTGTCTCCCGCAACATAACTGATCGTCATGCTGAACTTCTCGCCCGGATTGAGGCGATAGATACGATTGCCGGCTTGATCGATATGGTCGAAGATCCCAAGCGGCCCCCATGACAATAGATACCGCGTATCGAAGCCATTGGCGAGGTCGTTGATGTAGTTTGCCGGAGTGGCGTCGGTAACGCCGGGGATCTTCCAGGAATGGCTTTCCAGAATGATCTCGGGATTCCATCGGTCGCGAATCACTTGCGGATTGGCTACGATCGTATCCGACCGGTTGACATAGACCTGGTCGTAATCGAACTCGCCGTTGGAGAGGATGAAATACTTCCGCTCATCCCCCATCGGTGTGCCATAGACATTGGTCCACCCGCCCGGAGCTCCGTCGTCATCCCAGGACGGTCCGAAGTCGAGGTCGGGGTCGCCGTTGGAAATCCACCAGTTGAACGATGTGCGCAACTTCGGGTTGGGCGCCCGCAAGACCCGAACGCCGGTAACGTGCGGCGCCGTAAACTCGTTGCCCGACCCCACCGACACCGGACGGCCGTCGTTGTCCGCGATCCAGGCCGTGTTGATGACCGATGAGTCGATCCCGCCGTTGTTGGGACGCTCATAGTAGAAATAGCGTTGAAAGCCGCAGATGTCATCCTGAAACCAGTTGGAAGGCTCGCCGGTCCATCCGACATCGGCATCGACATAGAGGCCGACATAGAGGTTCTTCAGGTAATTGCCGGCAATGTTCTCTACCTCCCAGTCTATGATGATGAAGTTGCGCGCATAGGCGTAACTCCAGGCGTAGGATTTCTGACGGATCTTGATGCCGAGGGGATAGTGCCGGCCGTCGATGGGGTCGTCCTTGACGTAGAAACTCTCGGTCAGGGTGTCCAAGTAACTGAATACAAAGTCCTGCTCGGAGATTGCATTCGGACTGGTAACGAAGTTCCCCAGCCGGTTCCAACTATTGGGTCGCGTTGTGCGCTCCACGATGCCCTCGCCGGCGCCTTCACCGGGATAGAACTCATTGATGCGCGGACGCACCCAGCCGTCGGTGCCGGTCGAAACCCGGGGGAACTCGTAGCCCTCCTGCTGCACCATCGCACCTAACCATAGCGCACCCTGGAAGAGGTATTGGACGCCGGAGTTGGCGGGATACTCGGCTTGCGGTGCCCAGGTGCCGGGATATTCGGGGTCGTCCATTCCGAGCCCACCCCAAATCGAGTAGTTTCCGAAAAAGCCCCAGTTGGTGATGTTCATCCAGATGTTGCCCACCCGGTGCACCCGGTTCTGCGTCTCGGGATTGGCAAGCGCGATCCGCTCCGGCCCTTTGGGCGAAGAGGGCTCTTCACCTTCCTTGTCGAGCGCGCCCGGTGCGGCTGCTGAACCAATCAGCAACACCGCGACGGCGATTATGGTCGCGCGCAGTCTGATCAACCCCACCTCCTGATCGCTGGTTTCGGAACCTAATAATGTAGGCTCCGGCAGCCGCTCAGTCAAGAACCTTGCTCTCCACCGGAGCCATTCAGGCTATGCTTTGGAGGCTACCCGAAAGTGGCACTCTCCTTGCACAACAGGAGCCGACCAAATCCTTCCAAAAGATTAACATTCGGTATAACAATGGATTACTTTCTAACCGAAGAACAACAGGCTCTGCGTGATTTGACGCGACGTATCGCACTGGAGAAGATTCGCCCGGTCGCGGCCAAGCATGACCTCGAAGGAACCTTCCCCTGGGAGATCGTAGAAGAGTACCGCAAGGCCGGGCTATTCGGTGTCTATATTCCCGAGGAGTGGGGCGGCACCGGCGGCGGGGTCCTCGACCTCGTGATCGTATCGGAGGAACTTTCCCGCATTTGCGGCGGCATCTCGCTGGCGCTTTCGGCGACCGCGCTCGGAACCTTCCCGATCCTGCTCTCGGCCAACAACGAGCAGAAAAATCGCTACCTCCCCGACCTCGTAACCGGCGCCAAACTGGCAGGTTTCGGTCTGACCGAACCGGGCGCGGGCAGCGATGCCGGCTCGATCCAGACTCGCGCGGTTCGCAAAGGCGATCGCTACATCCTGAACGGCACCAAGCACTTCATCACCAACGGCTCGGTGGCCAAGGTCTATACCGTCATTGCTTCGACGGATCCGACCAAAGGCACCCGCGGCGCCTCGGCATTCATTCTTGAGGACGGCTTCAAGGGCCTCTCCTATGGCAAGATCGAAGACAAAATGGGCATCCGCGCCTCGAAGACCAGCGAACTGGTGATGGAAGATTGTGAAGTCCCCATCGAAAACCGTATCGGACGCGAGGGCGAAGGCTTCATCGTCGCGATGCGGACGCTGGACCGGAGCCGTCCCGGAGTCGCGGCGCAAGCCCTCGGCATCGCCCAGGGTGCTTATGACCTCGCCGTTGACTATGCCACCAAGCGGATCCAATTCGGCAAGTCGATTGCCTCGTTCCAAGCAATTCAGTTCATGCTCGCGGATATGGCAACTCAGATTGAAGCTTCGCGCGCGCTCATATATGCCGTCTCCCGGATGATCGACAACGGCAACGAAAAGGTCGCTCGCGAGTCGGCGATGTGCAAGATCATGGCTTCGGACACTGCCATGAAGGTGACCACCGACGCCGTGCAGATCTTCGGCGGATACGGCTTCATGCGCGACTACCCCATCGAGAAGTTTATGCGCGACGCCAAGATCACCCAGATCTACGAAGGCACCAACCAAATCCTGCGCTCGGTTATCGGACGGGCTATCCTGAAGGATGGCTGACCTCGAAGTGTCGCAAAAGTCCACCTCTCAAGCCCCGCACTCACCTGCGGGGCTTGATGCTCTGCTCATATCCGATGCGGATTTGCTACCTTATTGCATAGATCAATCCCCAAAGACTTAGTCGATGTCCTCAGAAACTATACATCCCGTCATTGAGGTCGCCTTCACCCGAGGTTCCCGTGTGGAATCGCTGCACCGCGCTCATGCAGCCATTGTCGATTCCTCCGGCAGGTTGCTGCACGGTTACGGCGAACCGCACCGGGTAACGTATCTTCGCTCTTCTGCCAAGCCTTTTCAAGCCGCAGCGATGATCGCTTCCGGGACTGCCGATAAGTGTGGTTTTTCAGCCCAGGAGATCGCCATTTGCTGTGGCTCGCACGGCGGCGAGCCCGTCCATCAAGAAACCGTTGCCGCGATCCTTAACCGCATTGGACTCACCTCCGGAGCCCTTCAATGCGGCATACAGACGCCGCTCGACGCAGAGACTGCCAAGCACTTGTTGCGCTCGAACAAGCCGCCGACTGTCTTGCACCATAACTGCTCCGGCAAGCATTCCGGAATGCTGGCTATAACCCGGCATTTGAGGCAGCCCGTCCAGTCGTATCTGGATCCGCACTCGGAGACCCAACAACGCATCACAGCGTTCATCGCAGAAGCGTGCGGCCTTTCCATCGATGCCATCGACATCGCGATCGACGGCTGCTCAGCACCGGTTCATGCCATACCCCTATCAGCGCTGGCACTCGGCTTCGCCCGCATTGTCGATGGCCAAGGCCTGAGCGATGAGATTGCGGCCGCATTGCTTCGAGCTGGAGCCGCGATGCGGTCGCACCCTGAAATGGTCGCCGCGACCCGGAATCGTATATGCACCGAGTTGATTCGCACCGGCAGCGG from Calditrichota bacterium harbors:
- a CDS encoding SOS response-associated peptidase, with translation MCTRIAFFSQADLARLLPGLIDSLPVEERFNVAPSQHLKVVLNVGQRELVEARWGLIPHWAKDPSIAQKLINARSETIGEKPSFRLAVRRQRCLIWVSGFYEWTSLPGRKGRCPLFFTLKSGDPFAFAGLWNRWKAPDDDQPLLTATIVTTSANALIGLYHNRMPVIVPPSRYEEWLTPEECDPQDFASLFQPYPPGEMQVRFVSTMVNNPRNDRREVLEEA
- a CDS encoding acyl-CoA dehydrogenase, encoding MDYFLTEEQQALRDLTRRIALEKIRPVAAKHDLEGTFPWEIVEEYRKAGLFGVYIPEEWGGTGGGVLDLVIVSEELSRICGGISLALSATALGTFPILLSANNEQKNRYLPDLVTGAKLAGFGLTEPGAGSDAGSIQTRAVRKGDRYILNGTKHFITNGSVAKVYTVIASTDPTKGTRGASAFILEDGFKGLSYGKIEDKMGIRASKTSELVMEDCEVPIENRIGREGEGFIVAMRTLDRSRPGVAAQALGIAQGAYDLAVDYATKRIQFGKSIASFQAIQFMLADMATQIEASRALIYAVSRMIDNGNEKVARESAMCKIMASDTAMKVTTDAVQIFGGYGFMRDYPIEKFMRDAKITQIYEGTNQILRSVIGRAILKDG
- a CDS encoding asparaginase; translation: MSSETIHPVIEVAFTRGSRVESLHRAHAAIVDSSGRLLHGYGEPHRVTYLRSSAKPFQAAAMIASGTADKCGFSAQEIAICCGSHGGEPVHQETVAAILNRIGLTSGALQCGIQTPLDAETAKHLLRSNKPPTVLHHNCSGKHSGMLAITRHLRQPVQSYLDPHSETQQRITAFIAEACGLSIDAIDIAIDGCSAPVHAIPLSALALGFARIVDGQGLSDEIAAALLRAGAAMRSHPEMVAATRNRICTELIRTGSGLEMVAKAGAESVYAAGWRDPVTRSGRGLALKVEDGAQRARDPVLIELLARNNCFPTGLPEALAPFADRTIRNWAGLVTGEVVLML
- a CDS encoding MotA/TolQ/ExbB proton channel family protein, translated to MRGGWLMIPIALSSLVVIALGVGRYLALRRELADLREFSRKWSDQPADPSRYRAAAKTTLTLTAGFAAIYDHPGDDPRAALEAEAHSALEVLETGLGTLATLAAINPLMGFLGTVTGMIGAFMQIQNLGGNVNANVLAGGIWEALVTTAAGLVVGIVALVIHNYLAGMVRGCATSIEQIAGITHRQLWTVR